From Pseudoalteromonas viridis, the proteins below share one genomic window:
- a CDS encoding efflux RND transporter permease subunit has product MNLKQFTSLVLVCALACVALGAYHATTLKNALLPPISKPLIMLVTSWQGKGADEIEQTLIAPLEQQLKSINGLTEFKTTVLAGSAYTKLYFPYDADMDKMYLEVLSQINQVPTWPTEVSPPQVINKASGANSTLASAMLYSPRSVSKEEFIRVMTNLIEPELTKISGIARLEKAFNNTEQRVDISFDPQKLANFDLTTDAVGHAMRNLKDQSGDQLTIGSREYSLHFNGQLTIDELKRLPIAVRQGHIVRLEEVAQIEVKPLSKWGYASFQGHRAFYFTMEPTPNVDALSTIAEVKAVFASLNEGALKQHDMQISLSRDDSKSIHNALNQVYGNLLLGVLLACGLLIFFFRNSSAVMLIFLAVPVCLALVVIGMKLGDYSLNVISLAGMALSIGLLLDAAIIVIDNIFRLVRQGLPVERAISRGTKEVSGAIISSTLSSIIIFVPIIMMESAEAQLFIDLAFTISSALMASVVVALVVLPAAARKLIKGNDARVEQTEHQPSRWVTLFTAPARSRLIATAILVLCLPMAIFSTYFLAPNFDVLPSPSQNNVNAIVLFNEPLTHEVAEHRIAQTIYNRIDRAELNNSAPDFEVYGMFCNTGMCQVYFYPRESGQFDTFRNWISNEILHDLPGTVHYVMPGNLLSFALPDNRVIELNLKGDTLPRLQEAGREILSFLQNKYPEAKITEDSPLYNRVPRIEFTPKQENLVHLGLTPAKLNEKLVALTDGVYLGHFFAQGNALPMYLKGRELNSIEALLDTEIAIPGFGLVPLHHLADVKMSQAPAELLRVNGETTVALEIEPPEGAAIGQFLSQIKQDISEFIGDYENQNIYFSYMGSADNLTEFLKEFLHLLIISVITLTVLMWLTLKSWRMAIAVVMSLPLAAFGGMLALVIIDMVDSQNLDIITMIGFIILFGLVINNAILLVSQFQRSLSEGLSQQQAIVQAVTLRRRPIYMSTGTSILGMLPLMLIPGEGAEIYRGLAAVIVGGMTLSALLSLSFMSALLSQSVFAKKEKEVAEPALSTTA; this is encoded by the coding sequence ATGAATCTTAAGCAATTCACCTCCTTGGTACTGGTTTGTGCCCTGGCTTGTGTTGCACTCGGCGCTTATCACGCGACCACACTAAAAAACGCTTTGTTACCACCGATCAGTAAGCCATTGATCATGCTGGTAACGAGTTGGCAGGGAAAAGGGGCGGATGAGATTGAACAAACACTGATTGCGCCACTTGAACAGCAGCTTAAGTCTATAAATGGGCTAACCGAGTTTAAGACCACCGTCCTGGCTGGTTCTGCATATACTAAGCTGTACTTTCCATATGATGCGGATATGGACAAGATGTATCTGGAGGTCTTGTCGCAAATAAACCAGGTTCCAACCTGGCCCACCGAGGTATCACCACCGCAGGTCATTAATAAGGCATCTGGCGCGAACAGTACGCTGGCCTCTGCTATGTTGTACTCACCTCGTTCGGTCAGCAAGGAGGAATTTATCCGTGTGATGACCAATCTGATCGAGCCTGAATTAACAAAAATTTCGGGTATTGCACGGTTAGAAAAAGCGTTCAATAACACAGAGCAGCGCGTCGATATTTCGTTTGACCCGCAAAAGCTGGCTAACTTTGATTTGACCACCGATGCAGTCGGTCATGCGATGCGAAATCTTAAAGATCAATCTGGTGATCAGCTGACCATTGGCTCTCGGGAGTACAGTTTGCACTTCAATGGGCAGTTGACCATTGACGAGCTCAAACGGTTGCCTATCGCCGTTCGCCAGGGTCATATTGTCCGGTTAGAGGAAGTGGCGCAGATAGAAGTCAAACCGCTCAGCAAGTGGGGGTATGCTTCTTTTCAGGGGCATCGTGCGTTTTACTTTACCATGGAGCCGACACCAAACGTGGACGCCTTGTCCACCATTGCCGAGGTTAAGGCCGTTTTTGCGTCACTGAATGAAGGTGCGCTCAAACAGCACGATATGCAAATCTCCCTTAGCCGAGATGATTCTAAATCCATTCACAATGCATTGAACCAGGTGTATGGCAACTTGTTATTGGGTGTATTGCTTGCATGTGGTCTGTTGATCTTCTTCTTTCGTAATTCCAGCGCCGTTATGTTGATTTTTTTGGCGGTACCTGTGTGTCTGGCGTTGGTCGTGATCGGGATGAAACTTGGCGACTACAGCCTAAATGTGATTTCTCTGGCGGGCATGGCGTTGTCGATAGGCCTGTTGCTGGATGCCGCTATTATTGTTATTGATAATATCTTCCGCTTGGTGCGTCAGGGTTTACCGGTAGAGCGGGCTATTTCGAGAGGCACGAAAGAAGTAAGCGGCGCCATTATTTCATCAACCTTGTCGAGCATTATCATTTTTGTGCCCATTATTATGATGGAGTCAGCAGAGGCACAGCTGTTTATCGATTTAGCATTTACTATTTCAAGTGCACTGATGGCCTCGGTGGTTGTGGCGTTAGTAGTGCTACCTGCTGCGGCCAGAAAGCTGATAAAGGGCAATGATGCGCGAGTAGAGCAAACTGAACACCAGCCAAGCCGCTGGGTCACTTTGTTTACAGCGCCGGCCAGAAGCCGCTTGATTGCAACTGCTATCCTTGTACTGTGCTTGCCCATGGCTATTTTCAGTACATATTTTTTGGCACCCAACTTCGATGTGCTTCCCAGCCCAAGTCAGAATAACGTCAATGCCATTGTATTGTTTAATGAACCTCTTACTCATGAAGTCGCTGAACACCGGATCGCGCAAACCATTTACAACCGAATTGATCGCGCCGAGTTGAACAACAGCGCCCCTGACTTTGAAGTCTATGGCATGTTCTGTAATACGGGCATGTGTCAGGTGTATTTCTATCCACGTGAAAGCGGGCAGTTTGACACGTTCCGTAACTGGATCAGCAACGAAATCCTGCATGACCTCCCCGGGACCGTGCACTATGTTATGCCGGGTAATCTGCTCAGTTTTGCACTGCCGGACAACCGTGTTATTGAGCTCAACCTGAAAGGAGATACCTTGCCCAGGCTACAAGAGGCTGGTCGCGAAATATTAAGCTTCCTGCAAAACAAGTACCCAGAGGCAAAAATCACCGAAGACTCCCCACTGTATAACCGGGTGCCTCGCATCGAGTTTACACCAAAGCAAGAAAATCTGGTCCATTTAGGGTTAACCCCAGCCAAGCTGAATGAGAAGTTGGTGGCATTAACAGATGGGGTTTACTTGGGTCACTTCTTTGCGCAGGGTAATGCATTACCTATGTATCTGAAAGGACGTGAGCTGAATAGCATTGAAGCCTTGCTGGATACAGAAATAGCAATCCCTGGTTTTGGATTGGTGCCATTGCACCACTTGGCTGATGTGAAAATGAGCCAGGCGCCGGCAGAGTTATTACGCGTCAATGGAGAGACGACGGTCGCATTGGAAATCGAGCCTCCTGAGGGCGCCGCTATAGGTCAGTTCTTAAGTCAGATTAAGCAGGATATCAGTGAGTTTATAGGTGACTATGAAAACCAGAATATCTATTTTAGTTATATGGGTAGTGCGGACAACTTAACGGAATTCCTCAAAGAGTTCCTGCACCTGCTGATTATCTCTGTGATTACGTTGACCGTACTCATGTGGCTGACCTTGAAATCATGGCGCATGGCGATTGCCGTTGTGATGAGCTTACCTTTGGCGGCGTTCGGAGGGATGCTGGCGCTGGTGATTATAGATATGGTTGATAGCCAAAACTTAGATATTATCACTATGATAGGGTTTATCATCCTGTTTGGTCTGGTTATCAATAACGCCATTTTATTGGTCAGCCAGTTCCAGCGTAGTCTGTCTGAGGGGCTGTCTCAACAGCAGGCCATAGTGCAAGCCGTGACATTGCGACGTCGTCCCATTTATATGAGTACCGGTACGAGTATTCTGGGTATGCTGCCGCTGATGCTTATTCCCGGAGAAGGTGCAGAGATCTACCGAGGACTGGCAGCCGTGATTGTGGGTGGTATGACGCTGAGTGCATTGCTGAGTCTCAGCTTCATGTCGGCGCTGCTGTCTCAATCTGTGTTCGCTAAAAAGGAAAAAGAGGTGGCTGAACCGGCCCTTTCCACAACGGCATAA